One Glandiceps talaboti chromosome 20, keGlaTala1.1, whole genome shotgun sequence genomic region harbors:
- the LOC144450914 gene encoding neuropeptide S receptor-like: protein MTEIQYLPHTGTSINSTFINNTNATEAPTEVSRSVVSLNKTEQLITLWVLFAFVVIGNAIVLISVCLVRHKKSRMNFFIMNLAIADLSVGLLNILPDIFNKHIGDWYGGDVLCKIVKYLQATVVYGSSYQLVALSIDRCDAIVNPMNFSGSDRRSTIMVIVMWVVAFVLGIPSLILFQETKLNGGEVQCWFTDPYPNNSQLFMRPYAVVLAFLLFFIPLIIITLCYTIIIVTIWQKSKVLMAPKRRTGKDQVKNGRYESAGLLSAKRSASSRGLIPKAKIKTIKMTLCIVISFIVCWSPFALWIILQVYKLIPENETTTHVHIILQNLPSLNSATNPIIYGLFSTNICKELRRICSICFPCIRPPRSPKVHTQVKRYHQTELTKVQTKDEYH from the exons ACTGAGCAACTGATAACACTGTGGGTGTTATTTGCATTTGTCGTCATCGGAAACGCGATAGTGCTTATCTCTGTATGCCTTGTCAGACACAAAAAATCAAGGATGAACTTTTTCATCATGAATTTGGCCATAGCAG ATTTGTCAGTCGGTCTTCTGAATATATTACCCGATATTTTTAATAAACACATCGGAGATTGGTATGGAGGGGATGTATTGtgcaaaattgtcaaatatctACAG GCCACTGTTGTATATGGGTCATCGTATCAACTGGTAGCACTGAGTATTGACAGATGTGATGCTATTGTCAACCCAATGAACTTCTCAGGAAGTG ACCGTAGATCTACAATTATGGTAATAGTGATGTGGGTAGTTGCATTCGTACTAGGCATACCAAGCCTAATATTATTTCAAGAAACAAAGTTGAATGGAGGCGAAGTTCAGTGCTGGTTTACTGACCCCTATCCAAACAACAGTCAGTTATTTATGAGGCCATATGCTGTGGTGTTGGCCTTTCTATTGTTCTTCATCCCGCTGATCATCATAACGCTATGTTACACAATTATAATCGTCACAATCTGGCAAAAGAGTAAAGTGTTGATGGCGCCGAAAAGGAGAACTGGCAAGGACCAAGTGAAAAACGGTAGGTATGAAAGTGCGGGGTTAT TGAGCGCTAAACGAAGTGCAAGCTCTCGAGGATTGATACCAAAAgctaaaattaaaacaatcaaAATGACGCTATGTATAGTCATTT CCTTCATAGTATGCTGGAGTCCATTTGCTTTATGGATCATCCTACAGGTTTACAAATTGATACCTGAAAATGAAACAACGACTCATGTGCATATAATTCTACAGAATCTTCCCTCGTTGAACAGTGCCACCAACCCAATAATATACGGATTGTTCAGCACTAACATCTGTAAAGAACTAAG AAGAATTTGCAGCATCTGCTTCCCCTGTATCAGACCACCGCGTTCCCCTAAAGTTCACACTCAAGTCAAAAGGTACCATCAAACAGAACTCACGAAGGTGCAAACGAAAG ACGAATACCACTGA